A DNA window from Thermosynechococcaceae cyanobacterium Okahandja contains the following coding sequences:
- a CDS encoding CPBP family intramembrane metalloprotease has protein sequence MTSNPLFQLYYWLYHAPQSFLRPSNLNGQREQRTAVVACLLWFWAQFLYLHYWAEQPWPLLESAVEATAVVLIGGFPVLWWATPVSDRWRSLEAVARRWQWRFVFSLLLYVVVAYHLPHAELFRWRRVLSQLIVAEPWWLNLLFFLLGSLAALRVPFLLRDRTTSAAVRWGWVSLAAVYLLLSHSSLISPAFATYRTEGFILAPIYLVLCGWCAWQHRQSRASSPAAGLQGKDVLLAAVCIFTLYWFSTPYVRFGPFIAVQLFILAVVFGTRLGRQHFGYSFEPRWQDARLLAIMVAVALATLVPLGSLLGFLPFSQFNLAPHVSQVLVYVILFSMRVGIFEEVLFRSGLMVLVRDTLRQWGGDRLDPFSIAWGAILTCALLFGIVHMGNTPGNGVELPVVAYRLIYIALATLASLFYCLMFACTQRLWGGVVLHGLVDALAVVFFGASLVTPF, from the coding sequence ATGACCTCTAATCCCCTCTTTCAGCTTTACTACTGGCTTTACCACGCACCGCAATCGTTTTTGCGACCCAGCAACCTTAATGGCCAGCGGGAACAACGCACTGCCGTTGTGGCCTGTCTCCTCTGGTTTTGGGCACAGTTCCTTTATCTGCACTACTGGGCAGAGCAACCGTGGCCACTCCTAGAAAGTGCGGTTGAGGCTACCGCCGTGGTTCTCATTGGTGGCTTTCCGGTGCTGTGGTGGGCAACCCCGGTGAGCGATCGCTGGCGCTCCCTTGAGGCCGTGGCACGCCGCTGGCAGTGGCGGTTCGTCTTCAGTCTGCTGCTGTACGTTGTTGTAGCCTACCATTTACCCCATGCGGAGCTATTTCGCTGGCGGCGGGTTCTCTCTCAGTTGATTGTTGCGGAGCCATGGTGGCTGAACCTGCTGTTTTTTCTGCTCGGTTCTTTAGCCGCCCTGCGGGTGCCCTTTTTGTTGCGCGATCGCACCACGTCTGCTGCGGTGCGCTGGGGCTGGGTGAGCCTTGCGGCGGTGTATTTGCTCCTGAGCCATAGCTCGTTGATCTCCCCCGCCTTTGCTACCTACAGAACCGAAGGGTTTATCCTTGCGCCCATCTATCTAGTCCTATGCGGCTGGTGCGCTTGGCAGCACCGCCAATCCCGCGCCTCATCCCCTGCCGCAGGCCTGCAAGGGAAGGATGTACTTCTGGCGGCGGTCTGCATCTTCACACTGTACTGGTTTTCTACCCCCTACGTTCGCTTTGGCCCTTTTATTGCCGTCCAACTCTTTATCCTTGCGGTCGTGTTTGGCACGCGCCTTGGGCGGCAGCACTTTGGCTATAGCTTTGAACCCCGCTGGCAGGATGCCCGCCTGCTAGCAATCATGGTGGCCGTTGCCTTAGCCACACTTGTCCCCTTAGGCAGCCTGTTAGGGTTTTTGCCCTTCAGTCAATTTAACCTTGCTCCCCACGTATCCCAGGTATTGGTCTATGTCATCCTGTTTTCGATGCGGGTTGGTATTTTTGAGGAGGTTCTCTTTCGCAGTGGTTTAATGGTTCTTGTCCGCGATACCCTGCGCCAGTGGGGGGGCGATCGCCTCGACCCCTTTAGCATAGCTTGGGGTGCCATTCTCACCTGTGCGCTGCTGTTTGGCATTGTCCACATGGGCAACACCCCCGGCAACGGCGTAGAGCTACCCGTGGTGGCCTACCGTCTCATCTACATTGCCTTGGCTACCCTTGCATCCCTCTTTTACTGCCTGATGTTTGCCTGCACCCAGCGCCTCTGGGGAGGGGTTGTCCTCCACGGCCTAGTAGATGCCCTTGCCGTCGTCTTTTTTGGGGCCAGCCTCGTCACCCCCTTCTAA
- a CDS encoding L,D-transpeptidase, which translates to MQQRYSWRPVRRGLALVIVSAVSLLVGQPRPLAANTTPLITDPRVAPLRLEISLSRRQITLYQGPVRLRTYPVAVGRPGWETPVGQFQIQEMIRDPAWKNPFNGSVIAGGHPRNPLGRRWIGFWSDGKNWIGLHGTPNPDSIGHAISHGCVRMHNRDIEELFEKVRLGIPVIVVR; encoded by the coding sequence ATGCAGCAACGATACTCTTGGCGACCAGTACGGCGGGGGTTGGCACTCGTCATCGTCAGCGCCGTTAGCCTACTGGTTGGGCAGCCTAGGCCGCTTGCGGCTAACACAACCCCCTTGATCACCGACCCAAGGGTAGCCCCCCTGCGCCTAGAAATTAGCTTATCGCGGCGGCAGATCACGCTATATCAGGGGCCGGTGCGCCTGCGTACCTATCCTGTGGCGGTGGGGCGACCGGGCTGGGAAACGCCTGTTGGCCAATTTCAAATTCAGGAGATGATCCGCGATCCGGCGTGGAAGAACCCGTTTAATGGTTCGGTGATTGCTGGTGGCCATCCTCGCAATCCCTTGGGGCGGCGTTGGATTGGCTTTTGGAGTGATGGCAAAAATTGGATTGGTCTGCACGGTACCCCTAACCCTGACTCGATTGGCCACGCTATTTCCCATGGCTGTGTGCGAATGCACAACCGCGATATTGAGGAACTCTTTGAGAAAGTGCGCCTAGGCATACCCGTCATCGTCGTGCGTTAG
- the pheS gene encoding phenylalanine--tRNA ligase subunit alpha has product MTTPTLDRTVLTTQLTDLESKALSAIATAADLDSLEQLRVAYLGKKGELSQILALMGKLPAGDRPHIGTLANTLKEKLLQTLEERRHALQAAKIAAQLAAESLDVTMPGVFRPQGHTHPLNSTIDRIIDIFVGLGYTVDDGPEMESDYYNFEALNTPADHPARDMQDTFYLPDGNLLRTHTSSVQIRHMELNDPPIRIVAPGRCYRRDTEDATHAAVFHQIEILAIDEGLTFTDLKGTVSTFLAELFGDVPIRFRASYFPFTEPSAEVDVQWQGRWLEVMGCGMVDPAVLKNVGYDPEIYTGFAAGFGVERFAMVLHQIDDIRRFYTSDLRFLQQF; this is encoded by the coding sequence ATGACTACCCCCACCCTTGACCGTACTGTTCTAACGACGCAACTGACTGACCTAGAAAGCAAGGCCTTGAGCGCGATCGCCACCGCTGCTGACCTTGATAGCCTTGAGCAATTACGGGTTGCCTACCTAGGCAAAAAAGGAGAACTGTCTCAAATTTTAGCCCTAATGGGCAAACTTCCCGCGGGCGATCGCCCCCACATTGGCACCTTGGCCAACACCCTCAAAGAAAAACTGCTGCAAACCCTTGAGGAGCGCCGCCACGCCCTGCAGGCGGCGAAGATAGCAGCTCAACTAGCCGCAGAAAGCCTTGATGTAACCATGCCGGGGGTCTTTCGTCCCCAAGGGCACACTCATCCCCTCAACAGCACCATTGACCGCATCATTGATATTTTTGTGGGTCTAGGCTACACCGTGGACGATGGCCCCGAAATGGAGAGCGACTACTACAACTTCGAGGCGCTGAACACACCGGCGGATCATCCGGCGCGAGATATGCAGGATACCTTTTACCTACCCGATGGGAACCTGCTGCGCACCCACACCTCCTCGGTGCAAATCCGTCACATGGAACTCAACGATCCTCCCATTCGCATTGTTGCCCCCGGGCGCTGTTACCGTCGCGATACCGAAGATGCCACCCATGCTGCCGTCTTCCATCAAATTGAAATTCTGGCCATTGACGAAGGCCTCACCTTTACGGATCTGAAGGGTACCGTCAGCACCTTCTTGGCGGAACTCTTTGGCGATGTTCCTATTCGCTTTCGCGCCAGTTACTTCCCCTTTACGGAACCCTCGGCGGAAGTGGATGTGCAGTGGCAGGGGCGCTGGCTGGAAGTGATGGGCTGTGGCATGGTGGATCCCGCAGTCCTCAAAAATGTTGGCTACGATCCAGAAATTTATACGGGCTTTGCCGCCGGTTTTGGCGTAGAGCGGTTTGCCATGGTGCTGCACCAAATTGATGACATTCGCCGCTTTTACACCAGCGATCTCCGCTTCCTGCAGCAGTTTTAG
- a CDS encoding cupin domain-containing protein, translating to MESKHPLILRAAQIAANVQTFSHPWNPRSELSGTYLGRTVGLERTGVNFIRVAPGKESFVYHSHHCEEEWIYILSGQGIAEIDGEEFEVSSGDFMGFPTPSVAHHLRNTGHDDLVYLVGGENLDIEIAEFPYLGKRMLRRQNSVEIYDIADAKPFGPLDAPV from the coding sequence ATGGAAAGCAAACACCCTCTGATTTTACGGGCAGCGCAGATTGCAGCGAATGTCCAGACGTTTTCTCACCCTTGGAACCCAAGGTCTGAACTATCTGGAACCTATCTCGGGCGTACAGTGGGGCTAGAGCGCACGGGAGTTAACTTTATCAGGGTTGCTCCCGGTAAAGAGTCCTTTGTGTATCATTCCCACCATTGCGAGGAAGAATGGATTTATATTTTGTCCGGCCAGGGCATTGCAGAAATTGATGGGGAGGAATTTGAGGTTAGCTCGGGAGATTTTATGGGGTTTCCCACCCCCTCGGTGGCTCATCATCTCAGAAATACCGGTCATGACGATTTGGTTTATTTGGTGGGAGGAGAAAATCTGGACATCGAAATTGCTGAGTTTCCGTACCTTGGCAAGCGGATGCTCCGTCGTCAAAATTCGGTGGAGATTTATGATATTGCTGATGCCAAGCCTTTTGGGCCATTAGATGCCCCTGTGTGA
- a CDS encoding ParA family protein — MSEPRLLAVLNGKGGVGKTTTAINLAATYAEQYKVLLVDTDPQASATWWFQRNGQAMGFDLAQEVNPKLLSHVRKLSGYELIVVDTPPALASSALAAVVPIADYLVLPTPPAPIDLAALIETVKQVVQPANVPHRVLLTRVDPRCVAEALEAQNTLLQLGVAACHSFIRAYKAHERAALDGVPITQWKGKQAKEAQADYRRVAEELQRDWR; from the coding sequence TTGAGTGAGCCGCGTCTATTAGCCGTCCTAAACGGTAAAGGAGGAGTGGGCAAAACCACCACCGCGATTAACTTGGCTGCCACCTATGCCGAGCAGTACAAGGTACTCCTTGTGGATACCGACCCGCAGGCCTCCGCCACCTGGTGGTTTCAGCGCAATGGTCAGGCCATGGGCTTTGATCTGGCGCAGGAGGTGAACCCCAAACTGCTCAGTCATGTGCGCAAGCTCTCGGGCTACGAGTTAATTGTGGTGGATACGCCCCCCGCCCTAGCCTCTAGCGCCTTGGCGGCGGTGGTGCCGATCGCCGACTATTTGGTACTGCCCACCCCCCCCGCCCCCATTGATTTGGCCGCCCTCATTGAAACGGTCAAACAGGTGGTACAGCCAGCGAACGTTCCCCACCGCGTCCTGCTGACCCGGGTGGATCCTCGCTGCGTGGCTGAAGCCCTTGAGGCACAAAATACCCTGTTGCAGTTGGGGGTCGCCGCCTGTCACTCCTTTATTCGCGCCTACAAAGCCCACGAACGGGCGGCTCTCGATGGCGTGCCCATCACCCAATGGAAGGGGAAACAGGCCAAGGAAGCCCAAGCCGACTACCGTCGCGTTGCCGAGGAACTACAGCGAGATTGGAGATAA